The following are encoded together in the Roseivirga misakiensis genome:
- a CDS encoding sensor histidine kinase, giving the protein MRIPQFKKRWQNEIFQGFLIFMLGCAMSFAFNPDMVEQSWKLIKYSVSYSGFMWLFFWKGNQYLVDFWNNKISWLENPGKRFILGVITVFIYTPLVIVFLNWSYNLIPGISTSWGSRDVWISIGITFFISFFLFAKTFLDNWRKASIDTERIKREQMSTKYESLKNQVNPHFLFNSLNALTNLVYENQDMAADFIRKLSKVYRYVLDTQSQEVVSLEKEMAFVKSYLFLQKIRFDDKLKVNIEISGYEQRLVPPIALQMLLENAIKHNTIAEEEPLTIDIYVENNETLIVKNNLQKKNIPIEESAGVGLKNIAARYEFLSENKVEIQETDTEFIVKLPLLSFSS; this is encoded by the coding sequence ATGAGGATTCCCCAATTTAAGAAGCGCTGGCAAAACGAAATCTTCCAAGGATTTCTAATATTCATGCTGGGTTGTGCCATGTCATTCGCATTCAATCCAGACATGGTAGAGCAGAGCTGGAAACTCATAAAGTATAGCGTTTCCTATTCAGGTTTTATGTGGTTATTCTTCTGGAAGGGTAACCAGTACCTAGTCGACTTTTGGAACAACAAAATTTCCTGGCTCGAAAATCCTGGGAAGCGATTCATTCTGGGCGTTATAACAGTATTTATCTACACCCCTCTAGTAATCGTTTTTCTGAATTGGTCTTACAATCTTATACCAGGTATCAGTACGAGTTGGGGCAGTAGAGATGTGTGGATTTCCATTGGTATCACCTTCTTTATATCATTTTTCCTGTTCGCTAAAACCTTCTTAGACAATTGGCGAAAAGCATCTATAGATACCGAGCGCATAAAGCGGGAACAGATGTCTACTAAGTATGAGTCCCTAAAGAATCAGGTGAATCCACACTTCCTATTTAATAGCTTAAATGCACTAACAAATTTGGTTTATGAAAACCAAGATATGGCCGCAGATTTCATTAGAAAGCTGTCAAAAGTTTATCGTTACGTACTTGATACACAGTCTCAAGAGGTAGTTTCTTTGGAAAAAGAAATGGCGTTTGTGAAGTCGTACCTATTTCTTCAGAAAATCAGGTTCGACGATAAACTCAAGGTCAATATTGAAATATCAGGCTACGAACAACGTTTGGTACCTCCAATTGCATTGCAAATGCTCCTTGAAAACGCCATTAAGCATAATACAATAGCCGAAGAAGAGCCCCTCACCATAGATATATATGTCGAAAATAACGAAACTCTCATAGTCAAAAACAACCTTCAAAAGAAGAATATCCCTATCGAGGAATCAGCTGGTGTAGGCTTAAAAAATATAGCTGCTCGATACGAGTTTTTGAGCGAAAACAAGGTAGAAATACAAGAAACAGATACTGAATTTATTGTTAAACTTCCCCTATTGTCATTTTCATCATGA